In the Pseudonocardia sediminis genome, GGCCGCGGCGACCAGCGGCTCCACGTTCTGCCCGACCTCGGACAGCACACGGGAGCCGATCCCGCCGGGCGGCAGGTCACCGCGCAGCGTCTCGGCCCGGGCCGCGGTCTGCGGCGGGGCTCCGGCGATCCGGTCGGCGAGCAGCCGGTCGCCGATCTTCCAGGTGTCCAGGCCGTCCAGCTCGACGGGCAGCGCGTCGTCGGGCTCGGCGTTCTCCTGCGGCGGCAGCACCCGGACGCGCTGGCGCAGGAACGCCCGCACCGGGTGCTCGACGAAGGTCACCAGGTCGTCCAGCTCGACGGTGCTCCCGAGGTCGGCGCGCTCCAGCGGCTCGGCCGGGAACAGCGGCACCGGTGCGCGGTCCCCGGCGGCGGCCTCGGCCCCGCGCAGAGCGGCGCGGTCGAAGCTGAACGGGCCGGATGTGAGCAGCGTGCCCGCAACGAAGTTGCGCCGGTCGAACGGCTGCAACGGGTGCCGTGCCCGCAGCGCCTCCGACGCCGGGAGCTCGGTCCCGTCGGAGGTGACGGTCCCGGTCCGGACGCACGCGTCGACGGCGTCGAAGAGCTCCCCGATCGGCACCGACGGCGGCCGCTCGGCCCCGGAGCGCTCGTCGGCGCCCGAGCACACCACCACCAGGTGCTCGGTGGCCGAGCCGATCGCATCGAGCAACAGCTGGCGGTCCTCGCCGCGCGGGTCCCGCTCGCCGACGACCGGGTCGCGGGCCAGCACGTCGTCACCGTCCGGGGCGCCCGCGCGGGGGAACACGCCGTCGTCGCACCCCAGCAGGCAGACGACTTTGTGCGGCACCGCGCGCATCGGCACCAGCGTCGCGACCGTCAGCGTCCCCGTCCGGAAGTTCGCCCGGCTCGGGCGCCCGCGCAGGCGCTCGGCGAGCAGGCCGCGGACGTCGGTGAGGTCCAGGTCGACGGTCCCGGCCTGCGGCCCCGCGGAGTGCAGCACGTCGGAGAGCTCGGACCGCGCCTGCGCGGCCTGCCAGTCGTCGGACGGCGCGGTGTCGGTGAGCGCGGAGAGGCCTTCGGTCAGCGCGTCGATCCAGCCCGACAGCGGCTGCGGCCCGCTCAGCGCGTCGAGCGTGGTGCCGAGCCGGTCGACGATCTCGGCGAGCCGACCGACCAGGTCGACGTCGGAGGAGTCCACCTCGTCCAGCGGGAGCGCGGACCCCAGCCAGGCGGGGGCTCCGGGCGTCTCGGCCATCGTCACCCCGACCAGCATCCGGTCCAGCCCGGATCGCCAGGTGTTCTGCTCGACGCCGTCGAGCTTGTAGGGCCGGCGGTGCTCGGCGTCGAGCCCCCAGCGCACCCCGGCCGCGGTGACCAGCTCGGAGATGCGCTCCAGGGCGTCGTCGTCGAGCCGGAAGCGGCGCCGGACCGGTCCGGACGCGATCAGGTCCAGCACCTGGGAGGCGCTCAGCCGCGACCCGGCCAGCTCCAGCAGCGTCGAGACCGTTCCCAGCAGCGGGTTCGCCTGGCGCAGCGCACGGTCGGCGAGCCGGACCCGCAGCAGGTGTCCCGGGTGGAGCTCGTCGCGCGAGGGCCCGGACTGCGGGTCGCCCACGCCGCCCGCCACCGGGTCCGGCGCGAGCCCGAACGACGCCGTGATCAGCGGGGCGAACACCTCGATGTCCGGGCACATCACCACGATGTCGCGGGGCTCCAGCTCCGGGTCGGCCGCGAGCAGTCCGAGCAGGGCCTCGCGCAGCACCTCGACCTGCCGGTCCGGGCCGTGGCAGGAGTGCAGCACGACGCTGCGGTCGGCCCCGTCGAGCAGCGGCCGGTCGGCGGGCGGCACGGGCGGGGAGTCGTCGCGCAGCGCGTCCTGCAGCCGGCGCAGCAGTGTCGGCGCGGCCGGCGGCGGTTCGCCGGACGGGTGGTGGGTGTCGCGCACCCCCGGACCGGCGGCGGGCAGCCGCAGCGCCAGCTCGCGGACGTCCCGGCCGAGCGAGCGCAGCAACGGGTTGCGCACCAGCGCGGCGCTGTCATCGAGGGCACGGGCCGGCGGTTCGCTGTGGCGGTCGGCGCGCACGGCGTCCCACATGACGGGGGAGGGGTGCGGCAGCCAGAGGTGGACGTCACGGTGCGCCGAGAGCGCCTCCAGGACCGCCAGGTGCTCGGCGGCGAGCCGGGTCGGCCCGAACAGCGACAGCCGGGCCGGGACCGGGCCGGGGTCGGCGCCGTCGCGCAGCGCGGTGACCGCGGCGTCGAGCCGTTCCGCCGGACCCGGGACGCCCAGACCCGAGCGCAGCCGCCGCCACAGCTCGGGCTGCCAGGCGAGGTCGGCCGGGCCACGGTCGTGGCCCTCCTGCCAGGCCCGCAGCAGCGACGGGCGGTGGGTGGCGTAGCTGCCGAACAGCCCGGCGAGCGCGCGGGCCAGGGCGTAGCGACGGCCGTGCCCTCCGCGTTCCAGATGCGCGGCCAGGCCGGTGAACCGCCCGTCACCGGAGGCGACGGCGGTGTCGATCAGCTCCAGCAGTGGCCAGACCGCCCGTCCCGGAGCCCACGGGTCCTGCTCCGGGTCGGTCCCGGTGACGGTGTCGACGACCTCGCCGAGCAGTCCCGCCGGGGCCGGGAACAGCACGTTCGCACACACCCCGCCGGACCCGGAGCCCGCGCCGAGCCGGTGCGAGAGCCGCTGGGCGAGCCAGCGCTCCACGCCGCGCTCGGGAACGGCCACCACCTCGGCGGCGAACGGGTCCTCGGCGGGCCCGGACAGCACGGCGGCCAGCGCGTCCACGAGGGTGTCCGCGCGCTCGGCCCGATGCAGTTCCAGCACGACCCGCACGCTATCGGCGCCCCCCGACAGAACCGGGGCGCCCCGCCCGCTCCCGGCCACCGGCCGGTGTGCTCAGGGAGCTTTCGTGCCGCGCCGCCGCACGAAAGGGCCGTGAGTACTACCAGGAGCCGGGGACGTAGTCCTTGAGGAACACCCCGTGCAGGTCCTCGCCCGCCTCGCCGGCGACGATCGGGTGGTAGACCCGCGCGGCGCCGTCGGAGAGGTCGAGCGGGGCGTGGAAGCCCTCCTGCGCCAGGCGCAGCTTCATCGCGTGCGGGCGCTCGTCGGTGATCCAGCCGGTGTCCACGGCGGTCATCAGGATCGCGTCGGCGTCGAACATCTCCTGCGAGCTGGTGCGGGTGAGCATGTTCAGCGCGGCCTTGGACATGTTCGTGTGCGGGTGCCCCGGGCCCTTGTAGCCGCGGCCGAACACGCCCTCCATCGCGGACACGTTCACCACGTACTTGCGCCGCGCCGTCGACGCCGCCATCGCCGTGCGCAGGCGGCTGATCAGGATGAACGGCGCCGTCTGGTTGCACAGCTGCACCTCGAGCAGCTCGAGCGGGTCCACGTGCTCGACGTGGTCGACCCAGCTGTTCGCGACGGCGGTGTCGGGCAGCAGCCCGCCCGCGTCGACGGCGGTGCCCGCGGCGATCCGCTCCGGCGACGCGCTCCGGGCCGTCGTGGCCAGCGACGCGAGGTCGGCCGCGTCGGCGGCGTCCAGCACCCCGGTCAGCGCCGCCGGGTGCAGGCGCGCAGCGGCGGAGAACGTGACCATCTCCGGCAGCGGCCCGGACGGCAGTGGAGCCCGCTCGGCCTCGTCGAGGGCGGAGTACGAGCCGGGGGAGCGGCGCACGGTCTGGGCGGCGTTGTTGACCAGGATGTCCAGCGGCCCCTGCGCCGCGACGTCCTCGGCGAGCGCCACCACCTGCCCGGGGTCGCGCAGGTCCACCCCGAGGATGCGCAGGCGGTGCAGCCAGTCGGCGCTGTCCGGCAGGGACGCGAACCGGCGTGCCGCGTCGCGCGGGAAGCGGGTGGTGATCGTGGTGTGCGCGCCGTCGCGCAGCAGCCGCAGCGCGATGTACATGCCGATCTTGGCGCGGCCGCCGGTGAGCAGCGCGCGCCTGCCGGTCAGGTCGGTGCGGGCGTCGCGGTGGCGGTGGTTCGTCGCGGCGCAGCTCGGGCAGAGCTGGTGGTAGAACGCGTCGACGACGGTGAAGCGCTGCTTGCAGACGTAGCAGCCGCGGGCGACGCGCAGGACCCCGGCGGTCGCGCCGGGCGCGGTCGACACCAGGGGGATCCCGGCGGTCTCGTCGTCGATCCGGCCGGTCGCCCCGGTCGCCGTCGCCGCGGTGACGGCGGCGTCGTTCTCGACGATCTCGCGGCGCTTGTCGGCGCGGCGGCGCAGCTTGAGCGACTTCCAGATCCCGGCCGTGGCCCGGCGCACCGCGACCGCGTCCGGGTGCTCGGTCGGCAGCGTGTCCACCTGGGCCAGCACGCGTAGGCAGGTCTGCAGGTCCTCGGGGTCGATCCCGGAGAGCGGGCTCGCGGCGGGCCGGGTCGACGGCTCGGTGGCGGTCACCGTGCGCTCCTGAGGGGTCTGGTCAGAAAGGACCCGTCGAGTGTACGGGGGCGCTCAGGCCGCCAGACCGACCCCGACCTCGTCGGCCAGCTCGCCGAGCACGGCGATGTTCAGCTCGAACGCGTGCACCGCCTCGGCGGCGACGCGGGCGCGGGCGACCTCGTCCCACGGCGCGGCGTCGAGCAGCGCGCGGTAGCGGACGCGGAACTTCGACGGGCTGCCCAGCGTCGCGAAGTCGTAGAACAGCGCGCCGGGACCGGTGATGCCGTAGGTGCGGTCCAGCAGCTTCCCGACCATCTGCCCACCGGCCAGGTCGCCGAGGTAGCGGGTGTAGTGGTGGGCCACGAACAGCTGCGGGTCTCCGGCGGCCGTGCGCAACCGATCCACGTAGGCGTGCGTCGCGGGCAGGATCCGCGGGATGCCGCTGTCGAGCGCGTCGAGGTCGGCGTGCAGGCCGGGCAGGCGTCGCAGCTCGTCGATCACGAACGGGCCGGCCACCGGGTCGTCGGCCAGGGCGTCCGAGGCGGCCTCCAGGGCGCCGTAGATCGCGCCGTACTGCTCGGCGAGGAGCGTGTAGCCGTCGAGCGGGAGGTGCCCGCCCAGCAGGGCGGCCATGTAGGTCGAATGATGCGCCCGCTCGTGGACGTCCATCGTGGCCTGGCGCAGGCTGGTCGACAGCGGAACGGTCCCGGTACCCGTCACGTGAGCTCCCTCGCCGATCGTTCTGACACGGTGTCAGATCGAGGCTAGGGCACCCTCGTCGGTAAGGCTAGCCTTTACCGGGCTCCGTGGACACCATCCGGCGCACGATCCCGACCGCGGACTCGATCGATGCCGGCAGCTCGTCGGCAGGCACATCCACGATCTGGCGGGCCGAGAGCGCCGAGGCCACCATCGCGACCAGGACGTCCGGATCCCGACCGGCCATCTTACCGGCGGCGATACCGTCGGCGACGATCGCGGTCAGGCGTCCGGTGATCGGGTCGGCGTGCGCGGCGATCCGCCGGTAGGCCGACGGGTCCAGCGCCCCGGCCAGGGCCTGCCCGGGCGGCAGGTGGAACTCGGCGAGGCGCTGCAGCTGCATCCGGGCGAACACGGCCAGGCGCTCGGTGGGTGACCCGGCGGCCTGCAGCCCGGCGTCGAGGTCGGTGACGTAGCGCTCCGCCTCGTGCTCGACGAACGCGACCAGCAGCGACTGGCGGTCCGGGAAGTGGTTGTAGATCGACGAGCGCCCGACGCCGGCGTCGGCGGCGATCCCGGACAGCGTCACGGAGGCGAAGCCGCGTTCGTAGAGCTGTTCGCGCAGGGCGGCGAAGACCCGCGCGCGCACCTCACCGCGGTGGGCGACGAGCGAACCACCGATCACCTTCGGCACGGGTGCACCTCCTCGTCGTCGCGGGTGGACGCCCAGATTAGCGCCGTGGCGCGACGACGAGGAGCCGTGCGGTTGGAGCGGTCAGAGCTTCTCGAGCACCGACTCCACGCCGCTGACGGTCACGTTCGTCGGGACGTCCTCGACACCGATCTCCGTGACGACGCCGTCCTTGATGATCGCGGCGTAGCGCTGCGAGCGGGTGCCCAGGCCGAAGCCGGAACCGTCGAGCTCCAGGCCGGCGGCCTTGGCGAAGTCGGCGTTGCCGTCGGCGAGCATCAGGACCGTGTCACCGGTCTCGCGGGCCTCGCCCCAGGCGTTCATGACGAACGCGTCGTTGACGGCGATGCAGGCGACGGTGTCGACGCCCTTGGCCTTGAGGTCGTCGGCGCGCAGCACGTAGCCGGGCAGGTGGTTGTCCGAGCATGCCGGGGTGAAGGCTCCGGGCACGCCGAACAGCACGACGGTGCCGCTGCCGAGCACCGAGCTGCTCTGGACGGGCGTCGGGCCGTCCGCGGTCATGGTCATGAGGGTGACGTCGGGGATGGTGTCACCGGCGGAGAGGGCCACGTGAGCTCCTGGTTCGGGAGGTACCTCGGGTGGATGAAGATCTGCGCGGAGCGTAGACCCCGTTCGGCCGTACCGCGCCCCTCGCCCCGGTCCACAGGGGAGCATCTGCCCGCCCCCGGCACCGGCGAACGGCCGATCGACCTGCACCGCATCGAGTGCCACCATCGGTCTTCCCACGACGCGGAGGCGGCCCATGGCGACCTACCGGTACCGCTGCGAGACCGACGGCCCGCGTGACGTGGTCCGCCCGATCGGCACCGCCGAGGGCACACTGGACTGCCCGGAGTGCGGCGTCGCGATGCCGCGGGTGTTCGCGGTACCGATGCTCGCTCTCGGCTCCTCCTCGGCGCGGTCGCTGATCGAGCGCACCGAACGCTCCCGGGAACGTCCGGACGTCGTGTCCGCACCTCCTCCCGCGGCGCGTCGGGGACCCGCTCCGTCGACGAACCCGGCGTGGTCGCGCCTGCCCCGCCCCTGAACCGCACGTCCGCACCCCGCTCCGCCGAGAAGGAAGGACACACCGTCGTGCCCGAGCTCGTGTTCCCCCTGGACTCCACGAAGACCTTCACCGACCAGCGGATCGTCGGTCACAACCGATGGCATCCGGACGTCCCGGCCCAGGTGCACGTCAAGCCGGGCGACTCGTTCCGGGTGCACTGCCGGGAGTGGTTCGACGGCGCCATCCACAACGACGACTCCGCCGAGGACATCCTCAACGCCCCGCTGAACGGCGTGCACGTGCTGTCCGGGCCGATCGCCGTCGAGGGCGTGAAGCCCGGTGACCTGCTGGTCGTCGACATCCTCGACGTCGGCCCGATCCCGCAGGAGGACTCCGGCCCACTGGCCGGGCAGGGCTGGGGCTACACCGGGGTGTTCGCGACCGAGAACGGCGGCGGGTTCCTGACCGAGCAGTTCCCGGACGCCTACAAGGTGATCTGGGACTTCACCGGCGGCACCGCGACGTCGCGGCACGTGCCGGGGGTGTCGTTCACCGGGATCGTGCATCCCGGACTGATGGGCACCGCGCCGTCGGCCGACCTGCTCAGCCGCTGGAACGCCCGCGAGCAGGCGCTGATCGACACCGACCCGCAACGGGTCCCGCCGCTCGCCCTACCCCCGCTGGCCGACTCCGCGATCCTCGGGTCGCTGACCGGCGCCGACTTCGACCGGGCCGCGGCGGAGGCCGCCCGCACCGCCCCGCCGCGGGAGAACGGCGGCAACCAGGACATCAAGAACCTGACGAAGGGGACCCGGATCTTCTACCCCGTCTTCGTCGACGGGGCGAACCTCTCGGTCGGCGACCTGCACTTCTCCCAGGGCGACGGCGAGATCACCTTCTGCGGCGCGATCGAGATGGGCGGGTTCATCGACCTGCACGTCGACGTCATCCGCGGCGGGATGGACACCTACGGCGTCGGTGAGAACGCGATCTTCATGCCGGGCAACACCGACCCGCAGTACAGCCAGTGGCTCGCGTTCTCCGGCACGTCGGTGACCCTGGACGGTGAGCAGCGCTACCTCGACTCGCACCTGTCCTACCAGCGCGCCTGCCTGCACGCGATCGACTACCTGACCGCGTTCGGCTACAGCCCGATCCAGGCGTACATGATCCTGGGCGCCGCCCCGATCGAGGGCCGACTCTCCGGCGTCGTCGACATCCCGAACAGCTGCTCCACGGTCTACATCCCCACCGCGATCTTCGACTTCGACGTCCGCCCCGGCCCGAACGGCCCGCACAAGATCGACCCCGGCCAGGGCGTCCCGAAGGCGAGCTTCTGACCTATCTCGCACCGGAAACCGTGGCCTCGCACGCGATACGTCACGTGCGAGGCCACGGTTTCGCGTGCGACGACCGATATGCGACCGCGAACGAGACCGGAGGATCGGGCACGGGTGCGCCGGGGCGGGTGGTGGGGTGCCGGGCATGCGGGACGGGATGCGGTGGCGGGGCGTGGCGACGCGGGCCGAGTTGCTCGCGGCAGGCTGGACCGAGGACGAGCTGCGGCGGATGTGCCGGCGGGGCGAGATCCGCCGGATCGGTCACGGGGCCTACCTGGCCGTCGACGATGCGGCGCCGGACGGATCCGACGCCGGCGATCACTGGGCCCGACTCGAGACCGAGCACCGGTTGCGGGCCGCGGCCGCGGTACGCCGCGCGGACCCCGGGGTGGTGGTCAGCCACGTCTCGGCTGCCCTCGTCCACGGCCTCCCGTGCTGGGGCCTGCCGCTGGACCGTGCGCATCTGACCCGGGACCGCCGCTCGGGTGCTCGCCGGACCGGCACGGTCCACCTGCACGTCGCTCCTCTGCCTGCACAGGACGTGGAGGACGTCTCGGCCGACCGC is a window encoding:
- the recC gene encoding exodeoxyribonuclease V subunit gamma; translation: MLELHRAERADTLVDALAAVLSGPAEDPFAAEVVAVPERGVERWLAQRLSHRLGAGSGSGGVCANVLFPAPAGLLGEVVDTVTGTDPEQDPWAPGRAVWPLLELIDTAVASGDGRFTGLAAHLERGGHGRRYALARALAGLFGSYATHRPSLLRAWQEGHDRGPADLAWQPELWRRLRSGLGVPGPAERLDAAVTALRDGADPGPVPARLSLFGPTRLAAEHLAVLEALSAHRDVHLWLPHPSPVMWDAVRADRHSEPPARALDDSAALVRNPLLRSLGRDVRELALRLPAAGPGVRDTHHPSGEPPPAAPTLLRRLQDALRDDSPPVPPADRPLLDGADRSVVLHSCHGPDRQVEVLREALLGLLAADPELEPRDIVVMCPDIEVFAPLITASFGLAPDPVAGGVGDPQSGPSRDELHPGHLLRVRLADRALRQANPLLGTVSTLLELAGSRLSASQVLDLIASGPVRRRFRLDDDALERISELVTAAGVRWGLDAEHRRPYKLDGVEQNTWRSGLDRMLVGVTMAETPGAPAWLGSALPLDEVDSSDVDLVGRLAEIVDRLGTTLDALSGPQPLSGWIDALTEGLSALTDTAPSDDWQAAQARSELSDVLHSAGPQAGTVDLDLTDVRGLLAERLRGRPSRANFRTGTLTVATLVPMRAVPHKVVCLLGCDDGVFPRAGAPDGDDVLARDPVVGERDPRGEDRQLLLDAIGSATEHLVVVCSGADERSGAERPPSVPIGELFDAVDACVRTGTVTSDGTELPASEALRARHPLQPFDRRNFVAGTLLTSGPFSFDRAALRGAEAAAGDRAPVPLFPAEPLERADLGSTVELDDLVTFVEHPVRAFLRQRVRVLPPQENAEPDDALPVELDGLDTWKIGDRLLADRIAGAPPQTAARAETLRGDLPPGGIGSRVLSEVGQNVEPLVAAAVAVRTGEPGSQDLLVSLSGTSLDGTALDGVEVSGTVPGIHGDTVVRVEYSRLKAKHRLRAWAQLVALTAAHPDRRWTAVTVGRGTGGVARSTLGPVDPGRARGLLADLVALRAEGLREPLPLPTDASAAYARARSKGVVVANALATAEAEWSKFESSDAAHVFVRGPKAPLILRDEPGAGAEPTRFGMLAARLWAPLLEHERQDAP
- a CDS encoding SDR family NAD(P)-dependent oxidoreductase, yielding MTATEPSTRPAASPLSGIDPEDLQTCLRVLAQVDTLPTEHPDAVAVRRATAGIWKSLKLRRRADKRREIVENDAAVTAATATGATGRIDDETAGIPLVSTAPGATAGVLRVARGCYVCKQRFTVVDAFYHQLCPSCAATNHRHRDARTDLTGRRALLTGGRAKIGMYIALRLLRDGAHTTITTRFPRDAARRFASLPDSADWLHRLRILGVDLRDPGQVVALAEDVAAQGPLDILVNNAAQTVRRSPGSYSALDEAERAPLPSGPLPEMVTFSAAARLHPAALTGVLDAADAADLASLATTARSASPERIAAGTAVDAGGLLPDTAVANSWVDHVEHVDPLELLEVQLCNQTAPFILISRLRTAMAASTARRKYVVNVSAMEGVFGRGYKGPGHPHTNMSKAALNMLTRTSSQEMFDADAILMTAVDTGWITDERPHAMKLRLAQEGFHAPLDLSDGAARVYHPIVAGEAGEDLHGVFLKDYVPGSW
- a CDS encoding heme oxygenase (biliverdin-producing); translated protein: MTGTGTVPLSTSLRQATMDVHERAHHSTYMAALLGGHLPLDGYTLLAEQYGAIYGALEAASDALADDPVAGPFVIDELRRLPGLHADLDALDSGIPRILPATHAYVDRLRTAAGDPQLFVAHHYTRYLGDLAGGQMVGKLLDRTYGITGPGALFYDFATLGSPSKFRVRYRALLDAAPWDEVARARVAAEAVHAFELNIAVLGELADEVGVGLAA
- a CDS encoding TetR/AcrR family transcriptional regulator — protein: MPKVIGGSLVAHRGEVRARVFAALREQLYERGFASVTLSGIAADAGVGRSSIYNHFPDRQSLLVAFVEHEAERYVTDLDAGLQAAGSPTERLAVFARMQLQRLAEFHLPPGQALAGALDPSAYRRIAAHADPITGRLTAIVADGIAAGKMAGRDPDVLVAMVASALSARQIVDVPADELPASIESAVGIVRRMVSTEPGKG
- a CDS encoding peroxiredoxin; translated protein: MALSAGDTIPDVTLMTMTADGPTPVQSSSVLGSGTVVLFGVPGAFTPACSDNHLPGYVLRADDLKAKGVDTVACIAVNDAFVMNAWGEARETGDTVLMLADGNADFAKAAGLELDGSGFGLGTRSQRYAAIIKDGVVTEIGVEDVPTNVTVSGVESVLEKL
- a CDS encoding zinc ribbon domain-containing protein; this encodes MATYRYRCETDGPRDVVRPIGTAEGTLDCPECGVAMPRVFAVPMLALGSSSARSLIERTERSRERPDVVSAPPPAARRGPAPSTNPAWSRLPRP
- the fmdA gene encoding formamidase, giving the protein MPELVFPLDSTKTFTDQRIVGHNRWHPDVPAQVHVKPGDSFRVHCREWFDGAIHNDDSAEDILNAPLNGVHVLSGPIAVEGVKPGDLLVVDILDVGPIPQEDSGPLAGQGWGYTGVFATENGGGFLTEQFPDAYKVIWDFTGGTATSRHVPGVSFTGIVHPGLMGTAPSADLLSRWNAREQALIDTDPQRVPPLALPPLADSAILGSLTGADFDRAAAEAARTAPPRENGGNQDIKNLTKGTRIFYPVFVDGANLSVGDLHFSQGDGEITFCGAIEMGGFIDLHVDVIRGGMDTYGVGENAIFMPGNTDPQYSQWLAFSGTSVTLDGEQRYLDSHLSYQRACLHAIDYLTAFGYSPIQAYMILGAAPIEGRLSGVVDIPNSCSTVYIPTAIFDFDVRPGPNGPHKIDPGQGVPKASF